In Rhodanobacter denitrificans, a single window of DNA contains:
- a CDS encoding chemotaxis protein CheA — translation MNAEFDSELRQDFLVEAGELLQRLGEQLVGLEAAPGDGELLNAVFRAFHTVKGGAGFLALEPMVVLCHHAEDLLNEARNGKVVLGAVHMDALLEALDLLNDMMAAVSTEAPLDMPPPALLQSLLPGARPAPVVAPAATPAPSADGGAIDDSEFEALLDSMYGSAAPGTVAPAALPVAPAASATIDDDEFEALLDALHGKAGQPAAAAAMAPAAVAEMVAPKPAAATAAHHAAPAENSVRVDTARLDLLVNHAGELVLVRNRLLSLAARHGSEVLAAAAGELDRVTDELQNAVMGMRMQPVGRLFQRFPRIVRDLARQLGKDVELVLEGEGTDLDRSLVEALADPLIHLLRNALDHGVEQPAERERAGKPRKGRVCLSASQRGERIVIAVRDDGRGMDPAILRRKAVEKGVIDAAQASRLSEAECYELIFRPGFSTAAAVSDISGRGVGMDVVKTRVAELGGTLQVRSQLGHGSELELTVPLTLAVLRVLMVRVGTRLFALPMGNVEEVFELDADQDCLLDGRLVARHRGRALPLLDLAGWAAAMVAAGRHVVVLHIGHQRLGCLVHEVLGREDVIVKPLGPLFDGVPGIAGATVTGDGRLALVMDLAGLAGDAGQLSTSPQLTG, via the coding sequence ATGAATGCGGAATTCGACAGCGAGCTGCGCCAGGATTTCCTGGTCGAGGCCGGCGAACTGCTGCAGCGGCTGGGCGAGCAGCTGGTCGGGCTGGAAGCGGCGCCGGGCGACGGCGAGCTGCTGAATGCGGTGTTCCGCGCCTTCCACACCGTCAAGGGCGGCGCCGGCTTTCTCGCGCTCGAGCCGATGGTGGTGCTGTGCCATCACGCCGAGGACCTGCTCAACGAGGCCCGCAACGGCAAGGTGGTGCTCGGCGCCGTCCACATGGATGCGCTGCTCGAGGCGCTCGACCTGCTCAACGACATGATGGCTGCGGTGAGCACCGAGGCGCCGCTGGACATGCCGCCGCCGGCGTTGCTGCAATCGCTGCTGCCGGGAGCCCGGCCGGCTCCGGTCGTGGCGCCAGCGGCCACGCCGGCGCCGTCGGCGGACGGCGGCGCGATCGACGACAGCGAGTTCGAGGCGCTGCTGGACAGCATGTACGGCAGCGCTGCGCCGGGTACCGTCGCGCCGGCCGCGTTGCCGGTCGCGCCGGCCGCGTCCGCGACGATCGACGACGACGAGTTCGAGGCGTTGCTGGACGCCTTGCACGGCAAGGCCGGGCAGCCGGCCGCGGCAGCCGCGATGGCGCCGGCGGCGGTGGCCGAAATGGTTGCGCCGAAACCCGCCGCGGCCACGGCGGCGCATCATGCGGCGCCGGCGGAAAACAGCGTGCGGGTCGACACCGCGCGGCTGGACCTCTTGGTCAACCACGCCGGCGAACTGGTGCTGGTGCGCAACCGCCTGCTCAGCCTGGCCGCGCGCCACGGCAGCGAGGTGCTGGCCGCCGCGGCCGGCGAGCTGGACCGGGTCACCGACGAATTGCAGAACGCCGTGATGGGCATGCGCATGCAGCCGGTCGGCCGGCTGTTCCAGCGCTTCCCGCGGATCGTGCGCGACCTGGCGCGCCAGCTCGGCAAGGACGTGGAACTGGTGCTGGAAGGCGAGGGCACCGACCTCGACCGCAGCCTGGTCGAGGCGCTGGCCGATCCGCTGATCCACCTGCTGCGCAACGCGCTCGACCACGGCGTGGAGCAGCCGGCCGAGCGCGAACGGGCAGGCAAGCCGCGCAAGGGGCGCGTGTGCCTGTCGGCCAGCCAGCGCGGCGAGCGTATCGTGATCGCGGTGCGCGACGACGGTCGCGGCATGGATCCGGCGATCCTGCGCCGCAAGGCGGTGGAGAAGGGCGTGATCGACGCTGCGCAGGCCTCGCGGCTGAGCGAGGCCGAGTGCTACGAGCTGATCTTCCGTCCGGGCTTCAGCACCGCCGCGGCGGTCTCCGACATCTCCGGCCGCGGTGTCGGCATGGACGTGGTGAAGACCCGCGTGGCCGAACTCGGCGGCACCTTGCAGGTGCGCTCGCAGCTGGGCCACGGCAGCGAACTGGAACTGACCGTGCCGCTGACCCTGGCGGTGCTGCGCGTGCTGATGGTGCGCGTGGGCACGCGCCTGTTCGCCTTGCCGATGGGCAACGTGGAGGAGGTGTTCGAACTCGATGCGGACCAGGACTGCCTGCTGGACGGGCGCCTGGTGGCCCGTCACCGCGGTCGCGCGCTGCCGCTGCTCGACCTGGCCGGCTGGGCCGCCGCGATGGTGGCGGCGGGGCGGCACGTGGTGGTGCTGCACATCGGCCACCAGCGCCTCGGCTGCCTGGTGCACGAGGTACTCGGCCGCGAGGACGTCATCGTCAAGCCGCTGGGGCCGCTGTTCGACGGCGTGCCGGGCATCGCCGGGGCCACCGTCACCGGCGACGGCCGGCTGGCGCTGGTGATGGACCTGGCCGGCCTGGCCGGCGATGCCGGGCAACTTTCCACTTCACCGCAACTGACCGGCTGA
- a CDS encoding P-loop NTPase, which yields MSGVLAMDQASGLTQMLSAMTRRPAAEAPPAHHQASSLLAAAPAARRHCRTIAVAGGKGGVGKSTVAVNLGMALSVAGRDVVLLDADMGLANVDVMLGLAPSRHIGHLLDGECTLDELMLSAPRGLRVVPAGSGARRLAQLSSGEHAAIIRAFDELAQPPEYLLVDTAAGLSDNVTMFAAAAAEVIVVVCDEPASLTDAYGLTKVLSRDFGVRRIRMVANMVRNEGDARALHQKLARVSDRFLDVVIEFGGWVPHDERLRQAIRRQCAVVDLWPSSHAALAFKQLAGAADKWVEPERAGLDRIAFFAGRTTPVGGVPR from the coding sequence ATGAGCGGGGTACTGGCGATGGACCAGGCTTCCGGGCTGACGCAGATGCTGTCGGCGATGACCCGCCGGCCCGCCGCGGAGGCGCCGCCCGCGCACCACCAGGCCAGCAGCCTGCTGGCCGCCGCACCCGCCGCGCGCCGGCACTGCCGCACCATCGCGGTGGCCGGCGGCAAGGGCGGCGTCGGCAAGAGCACGGTGGCGGTGAACCTGGGCATGGCGCTGTCGGTGGCCGGGCGCGACGTGGTGCTGCTGGATGCCGACATGGGCCTGGCCAATGTCGACGTGATGCTGGGCCTCGCGCCGTCGCGCCACATCGGCCACCTGCTCGACGGCGAGTGCACGCTGGACGAATTGATGCTGAGCGCACCGCGTGGCCTGCGCGTGGTGCCGGCCGGCTCCGGCGCGCGCCGGCTGGCGCAGCTCTCCAGCGGCGAGCACGCGGCGATCATCCGCGCCTTCGACGAACTGGCGCAGCCGCCCGAATACCTGCTGGTGGACACCGCTGCCGGCCTGTCGGACAACGTGACGATGTTCGCCGCCGCCGCCGCCGAGGTGATCGTGGTGGTGTGCGACGAGCCGGCGTCGCTGACCGACGCCTACGGCCTGACCAAGGTGCTCAGCCGCGATTTCGGCGTGCGCCGCATCCGCATGGTCGCCAACATGGTGCGCAACGAGGGCGACGCGCGCGCGCTGCACCAGAAGCTGGCGCGGGTCAGCGACCGTTTCCTCGACGTGGTGATCGAGTTCGGCGGCTGGGTGCCGCACGACGAGCGCCTGCGCCAGGCCATTCGCCGGCAGTGCGCGGTGGTCGACCTGTGGCCGTCCAGCCATGCCGCGCTGGCATTCAAGCAATTGGCCGGTGCGGCCGATAAGTGGGTGGAGCCCGAGCGCGCGGGTCTCGACCGGATTGCTTTTTTTGCTGGCCGGACAACACCGGTGGGTGGGGTGCCGAGATGA
- the flhF gene encoding flagellar biosynthesis protein FlhF: MKIKRFVAPDMRQAMREVREEQGPEAVILSTRRLDEGIELVAAIDYDESLVREAVRHGAPLAAAPSQATIAEPQPEPAAATAPPPRPRVAVVPPPANEMPAMRPLVERAAQDTAQLRSELGSLREMLEMQLSSLAWNDMERRQPLRARILREMTRLGIEADVARALVAELPEPINAEQARYLPLGMLSRSLLVSGRDLSGDDSGVVALVGPTGVGKTTTIAKLAARAVMRHGADQVALVSTDHYRIGAAAQLEHYGRLLGARVYPAYDAASLRKVLEMLRGSHTVLIDTAGVAGSDPRLNQQLEILADASGLRACLVLAANAQSQSLDEAVRAYLPLQPQACILTKLDEAPALGGALSVLIRHRLPLDYVTDGQRVPEDIAAADARVLVCRAAQSLKSPPPDDGLMAERFGFAVAGA; encoded by the coding sequence ATGAAGATCAAACGTTTCGTGGCGCCGGACATGCGCCAGGCGATGCGCGAAGTGCGCGAAGAGCAGGGACCGGAAGCGGTGATCCTGTCCACCCGCCGGCTGGATGAAGGCATCGAGCTGGTGGCCGCGATCGACTACGACGAGTCGCTGGTGCGCGAGGCGGTCCGGCACGGTGCGCCGCTCGCGGCCGCACCGTCCCAGGCGACGATCGCCGAACCTCAGCCCGAGCCGGCCGCGGCGACCGCGCCGCCGCCGCGCCCGCGCGTGGCCGTCGTACCGCCGCCGGCGAACGAGATGCCGGCGATGCGCCCGCTGGTGGAACGCGCCGCACAGGACACCGCGCAGCTGCGCAGCGAACTGGGCAGCCTGCGCGAGATGCTGGAGATGCAGCTGTCCAGCCTGGCCTGGAACGACATGGAGCGGCGCCAGCCGCTGCGCGCGCGGATCCTGCGCGAGATGACCCGGCTGGGCATCGAAGCCGACGTGGCGCGCGCCCTGGTGGCCGAGCTGCCCGAGCCGATCAACGCCGAGCAGGCGCGCTACCTGCCGCTGGGCATGCTCAGCCGCAGCCTGCTGGTGAGCGGCCGCGACCTGTCCGGCGACGACAGTGGCGTGGTCGCGCTGGTCGGGCCGACCGGCGTGGGCAAGACCACCACCATCGCCAAGCTGGCGGCCCGCGCGGTGATGCGCCACGGTGCCGACCAGGTGGCGCTGGTCAGCACCGACCACTACCGCATCGGCGCCGCCGCGCAACTGGAGCACTACGGCCGGCTGCTCGGCGCGCGGGTCTACCCGGCCTACGACGCGGCGAGCCTGCGCAAGGTGCTGGAGATGCTGCGCGGCAGCCATACCGTGCTGATCGATACCGCCGGCGTCGCCGGTAGCGACCCGCGGCTCAACCAGCAACTGGAGATCCTCGCCGACGCCAGCGGCCTGCGCGCCTGCCTGGTGCTGGCGGCGAACGCGCAATCGCAGTCGCTGGACGAAGCGGTGCGCGCCTACCTGCCGCTGCAGCCGCAGGCCTGCATCCTGACCAAGCTGGACGAGGCGCCGGCATTGGGCGGCGCGCTGTCGGTGCTGATCCGCCACCGGCTGCCGCTGGACTACGTCACCGACGGCCAGCGCGTGCCCGAGGACATCGCCGCGGCGGACGCACGCGTGCTGGTGTGCCGCGCCGCGCAGTCGCTGAAAAGCCCGCCGCCCGACGACGGCCTGATGGCCGAGCGCTTCGGCTTCGCGGTGGCTGGCGCATGA
- a CDS encoding RNA polymerase sigma factor FliA, which produces MSVASEYLQLSRESADELVRRHAPLVRRIAYHLMGRLPASVDVGDLIQAGMIGLLEAARHFAHDKGASFETYAGIRIRGAMLDELRKTDWTPRSVHRKTREVAETIRQIETETGAEADDAEVIRRLGISAEEYHQVLADAACVRLLSLTASDDGEEGTVLDVADEGSLGPSENIERDGMREALAEAIGGLPEREQLVMSLYYEQELNLKEIGAVLGVSESRVCQIHGQAVIRLRARLAGWRS; this is translated from the coding sequence ATGAGTGTGGCTTCGGAATATCTGCAACTCTCCCGCGAGAGTGCCGACGAACTGGTGCGTCGGCACGCGCCGCTGGTGCGGAGGATCGCCTATCACCTGATGGGGCGGTTGCCGGCCAGCGTCGATGTGGGCGACCTGATCCAGGCGGGAATGATCGGTTTGCTGGAGGCGGCGCGCCATTTTGCCCACGACAAGGGGGCCAGCTTCGAGACGTATGCGGGCATCCGCATCCGTGGCGCGATGCTGGACGAGTTGCGCAAGACCGACTGGACCCCGCGCTCGGTGCACCGCAAGACCCGCGAGGTGGCCGAGACGATCCGCCAGATCGAGACCGAGACCGGCGCGGAGGCCGACGATGCCGAGGTGATCCGCCGGCTCGGCATCAGCGCGGAGGAGTACCACCAGGTGCTCGCCGATGCGGCCTGCGTACGCCTGCTCAGCCTCACCGCCTCGGACGACGGCGAGGAGGGCACGGTGCTCGACGTGGCCGACGAAGGCAGCCTGGGGCCGTCGGAGAACATCGAGCGCGACGGCATGCGCGAGGCGCTGGCCGAGGCGATCGGCGGCCTGCCCGAGCGCGAGCAGCTGGTGATGTCGCTGTACTACGAGCAGGAATTGAACCTCAAGGAAATCGGCGCCGTGCTCGGCGTGAGCGAGTCGCGCGTGTGCCAGATCCATGGCCAGGCGGTGATCCGGCTGCGCGCACGACTTGCCGGCTGGCGCAGTTGA
- the fliR gene encoding flagellar biosynthetic protein FliR, producing MTALDLAQLPAWLGSLFWAVGRVSGLCLVAPVFSATVVSARVRVGVVVVLALVLAPLAPATIDPLSGDGVATMAAQVLIGAAVGFVLKLVFEAVSFGGELVGQSMSLGFAEVISPQAGGSSNVLSQFYLLLVTLLFLAMDGHLRLIALLADSFRSLPPGVPTIDANGLHAVVGFAAELFAGAVRVALPAVTSLLVVNIGFAAISRAAPSMNLFAVGFPITVSLGFIALWLSLRSLPGAFEALQDSAWSLMRQLFGG from the coding sequence ATGACGGCGCTGGACCTGGCGCAGTTGCCGGCGTGGCTGGGCAGCCTGTTCTGGGCGGTCGGCCGGGTCAGCGGGCTGTGCCTGGTGGCGCCGGTGTTCAGCGCGACGGTGGTGTCGGCGCGGGTTCGCGTCGGCGTGGTGGTGGTGCTGGCGCTGGTGCTGGCGCCGCTGGCGCCGGCGACGATCGACCCGCTCAGCGGCGACGGCGTGGCGACGATGGCCGCACAGGTGCTGATCGGCGCGGCGGTGGGCTTCGTGCTGAAGCTGGTGTTCGAGGCGGTGTCGTTCGGCGGCGAGCTGGTAGGGCAGAGCATGAGCCTGGGTTTTGCCGAGGTGATCAGCCCACAGGCCGGCGGCAGCTCGAACGTGCTCAGCCAGTTCTACCTGCTGCTGGTGACCTTGCTGTTCCTGGCGATGGACGGCCATCTGCGCCTGATCGCGCTGCTCGCCGACAGCTTCCGCAGCCTGCCGCCGGGCGTGCCGACGATCGACGCCAACGGCCTGCACGCGGTGGTCGGCTTCGCCGCGGAACTGTTTGCCGGTGCGGTGCGGGTGGCGCTGCCGGCGGTGACCTCGCTGCTGGTGGTGAACATCGGCTTCGCCGCGATCAGCCGCGCGGCGCCGTCGATGAACCTGTTCGCAGTGGGCTTCCCGATCACCGTGTCGCTGGGCTTCATCGCCCTGTGGCTGTCGCTGCGCAGCCTGCCGGGCGCGTTCGAGGCGCTGCAGGATAGCGCTTGGTCGCTGATGCGCCAACTGTTCGGAGGCTGA
- the flhA gene encoding flagellar biosynthesis protein FlhA codes for MTGADVLGNFKHLARRGIGAPVMMLVMLAMLMLPLPPFLLDMLFSFNIALSLVILLAVVYVMRPLEFAAFPTVVLMATLLRLALNIASTRVVLLHGHDGPGAAGKVIEAFGEFVIGGNFAVGLVVFAIITIINFVVVTKGATRVSEVTARFTLDAMPGKQMAIDADLNAGLLTQEQARERRQEVREEADFYGSMDGASKFVRGDATAGILILIINIVGGFFVGVMQHGLSAGEAAKTYTLLTIGDGLVAQVPALMLSVAAAIIVTRVSKSQDMGKQVIGQVFGQPRALGVAAAVLTVMGLIPGMPNVAFLLLGASCGGAAWMLLKRERDTRAKLAESVAEKPAAAVAPERVELGWEDVASVDPLGLEVGYRLIPLVDVHQGGELMGRIKSVRRKLSQELGFLVPAVHIRDNLDLGPNTYRITLMGVPMGEAEVHNERLMAINPGQVHGTLQGIATQDPAFGLEAVWIESGQRELAQSYGYTVVDPATVIATHLSHILQGHAHELLSHQDVQQLLDRLAANAPKLVEDLVPKRLTLGVVVKVLQNLLAERVPIRNMRSIVESLAEHAGQSQDPGVLTAAVRVALGRQIVQEITGLGTEVPVITLAPELEQILLGSLSGGGGVAGAAVEPGLADRLQQSVADAARRQELSGEPAVLLVAPLLRPWLARFTRHVAQNLHVLAYNEVPDNRRVRLVQALGR; via the coding sequence ATGACGGGTGCAGATGTACTGGGCAATTTCAAACACCTGGCGCGACGGGGTATTGGCGCGCCGGTGATGATGCTGGTGATGCTGGCGATGCTGATGTTGCCGCTGCCGCCGTTCCTGCTCGACATGCTGTTCAGCTTCAACATCGCGCTGTCGCTGGTGATCCTGCTGGCGGTGGTCTACGTGATGCGACCGCTGGAGTTCGCCGCATTCCCCACCGTGGTGCTGATGGCGACGCTGCTGCGGCTCGCGCTGAACATCGCTTCCACCCGCGTGGTGCTGCTGCACGGGCATGACGGCCCCGGCGCCGCCGGCAAGGTGATCGAGGCGTTCGGCGAGTTCGTGATCGGCGGCAACTTCGCGGTCGGCCTGGTGGTGTTCGCGATCATCACCATCATCAACTTCGTGGTGGTCACCAAGGGCGCCACCCGCGTGTCGGAAGTGACCGCGCGGTTCACCCTCGATGCCATGCCCGGCAAGCAGATGGCGATCGACGCCGACCTCAACGCCGGCCTGCTGACCCAGGAGCAGGCGCGCGAGCGGCGCCAGGAAGTGCGCGAGGAGGCGGACTTCTACGGCTCGATGGACGGCGCCTCCAAGTTCGTGCGCGGCGACGCCACCGCCGGCATCCTGATCCTCATCATCAACATCGTCGGCGGCTTCTTCGTCGGCGTGATGCAGCACGGCCTGTCGGCCGGCGAGGCGGCCAAGACCTATACCCTGCTGACCATCGGCGACGGCCTGGTGGCGCAGGTGCCGGCGCTGATGCTGTCGGTGGCGGCGGCGATCATCGTCACCCGCGTGTCGAAGTCGCAGGACATGGGCAAGCAGGTGATCGGCCAGGTGTTCGGCCAGCCGCGCGCGCTCGGCGTGGCGGCGGCGGTGCTGACCGTGATGGGGCTGATTCCCGGCATGCCGAACGTGGCGTTCCTGCTGCTCGGCGCCAGCTGCGGCGGCGCGGCGTGGATGCTGCTGAAGCGCGAGCGCGATACCCGCGCCAAACTGGCCGAGTCGGTCGCCGAAAAGCCGGCTGCCGCCGTGGCGCCCGAGCGGGTGGAGCTGGGCTGGGAGGATGTGGCCAGCGTCGATCCGCTGGGCCTGGAAGTGGGCTACCGGCTGATCCCGCTGGTCGACGTGCACCAGGGCGGCGAGCTGATGGGGCGGATCAAGTCGGTGCGCCGCAAGCTGTCGCAGGAGCTGGGCTTCCTGGTGCCGGCGGTGCACATCCGCGACAACCTCGACTTAGGTCCCAACACCTACCGGATCACCCTGATGGGGGTGCCGATGGGCGAGGCCGAGGTGCACAACGAGCGCCTGATGGCGATCAATCCGGGCCAGGTGCACGGCACCCTGCAGGGCATCGCCACGCAGGATCCGGCGTTCGGGCTGGAAGCGGTGTGGATCGAGAGCGGCCAGCGCGAGCTGGCGCAGAGCTACGGCTACACCGTGGTCGACCCGGCCACGGTGATCGCCACCCACCTGTCGCACATCCTGCAGGGCCACGCGCACGAGCTGCTCAGCCACCAGGACGTGCAGCAACTGCTGGACCGGCTCGCCGCCAACGCGCCGAAGCTGGTCGAGGACCTGGTGCCCAAGCGGCTGACGCTGGGCGTGGTGGTCAAGGTGCTGCAGAACCTGCTGGCCGAGCGGGTGCCGATCCGCAACATGCGCAGCATCGTCGAATCCTTGGCGGAGCACGCCGGGCAGAGTCAGGATCCCGGCGTACTGACCGCCGCCGTGCGCGTCGCGCTGGGCCGGCAGATCGTGCAGGAGATCACCGGGCTGGGCACCGAGGTGCCGGTGATCACGCTGGCGCCCGAGCTCGAACAGATCCTGCTCGGCTCGCTGTCCGGCGGCGGTGGCGTGGCCGGCGCCGCGGTGGAACCGGGCCTGGCCGACCGCCTGCAGCAGAGCGTGGCCGACGCCGCGCGGCGCCAGGAATTGAGCGGCGAACCGGCGGTGCTGTTGGTCGCGCCACTGCTGCGGCCGTGGCTCGCGCGCTTCACCCGCCACGTGGCACAGAACCTGCACGTACTCGCTTACAACGAGGTGCCCGACAACCGTCGGGTGCGACTGGTGCAGGCGCTGGGGCGGTGA
- a CDS encoding protein phosphatase CheZ has translation MNVSSPLAIDETLPPELRDLLNSPDGQAFEQALDVMVRQREQRLFRALGQLARDLHDAVRRLGGELTQEGVPGIVADARQHLQDALEMSAQAAHRSLDFAERMRPQAESLTRNAGQVLEWTNGNDAAAVLAREAVAFAGSCRDGLADMVLAQSWQDLTGQRIKKVASFIGTVESSLLELVRLTGALAGSEAPAKAAKVSSQEDADRLLSEFGF, from the coding sequence ATGAACGTTTCTTCCCCCCTCGCCATCGACGAGACGCTGCCGCCCGAACTGCGCGATCTGCTGAACAGCCCCGACGGCCAGGCGTTCGAGCAGGCGCTGGACGTGATGGTGCGCCAGCGCGAGCAGCGCCTGTTCCGCGCGCTCGGCCAGCTGGCCCGCGACCTGCACGATGCGGTGCGCCGGCTCGGCGGCGAACTGACCCAGGAAGGCGTGCCCGGCATCGTGGCCGACGCGCGCCAGCACCTGCAGGACGCGCTGGAGATGAGCGCGCAGGCGGCGCATCGCAGCCTCGACTTCGCCGAACGCATGCGGCCGCAGGCCGAGTCGCTGACGCGCAATGCCGGCCAGGTGCTGGAGTGGACCAACGGCAACGACGCCGCCGCGGTGCTGGCGCGCGAGGCGGTGGCGTTCGCCGGCAGCTGCCGCGACGGCCTCGCCGACATGGTGCTGGCGCAGTCGTGGCAGGACCTGACCGGGCAGCGCATCAAGAAGGTGGCCAGCTTCATCGGCACGGTCGAGTCGTCGCTGCTGGAACTGGTGCGCCTGACCGGTGCGCTGGCCGGCAGCGAGGCGCCGGCCAAGGCGGCCAAGGTCTCCAGCCAGGAAGATGCCGACCGCCTGCTCAGCGAATTCGGGTTTTGA
- the fliQ gene encoding flagellar biosynthesis protein FliQ → MTPESIMEIGQHALYVAMLVAAPLLLTALAVGLLVGVIQAATQINEMTLSFIPKLIAMALVALIAGPWMLRLLVQYTTQLIESLPGAVR, encoded by the coding sequence ATGACCCCCGAATCCATCATGGAGATCGGCCAGCACGCGCTCTACGTGGCGATGCTGGTGGCCGCGCCGCTGCTGCTGACCGCGCTGGCGGTGGGCCTGCTGGTGGGCGTGATCCAGGCGGCCACGCAGATCAATGAGATGACGCTGAGCTTCATCCCCAAGCTGATCGCGATGGCGCTGGTGGCGCTGATCGCCGGGCCGTGGATGCTGCGCCTGCTGGTGCAGTACACCACGCAGCTGATCGAGAGCCTGCCGGGCGCGGTCAGATGA
- the cheY gene encoding chemotaxis response regulator CheY, protein MDKNMKILVVDDFSTMRRIVRNLLVELGFSNPLIQEADDGESALALLRSQPFDLVVTDWNMPNMTGIDLLRAIRAEEALKGLPVLMVTAENNRDQIIAAAQAGVNGYIVKPFTAVTLKEKLTKIFERIAASGVSA, encoded by the coding sequence TTGGACAAGAACATGAAAATCCTGGTGGTGGACGATTTTTCCACCATGCGCCGGATCGTCCGCAACCTGCTGGTCGAGCTGGGTTTCAGCAACCCGCTGATCCAGGAGGCCGACGATGGCGAGAGCGCGCTGGCGCTGCTGCGCAGCCAGCCGTTCGACCTGGTGGTGACCGACTGGAACATGCCGAACATGACCGGCATCGACCTGCTGCGCGCGATCCGCGCCGAGGAGGCGCTGAAGGGCCTGCCGGTGCTGATGGTCACCGCGGAGAACAACCGCGACCAGATCATCGCCGCCGCGCAGGCCGGCGTGAACGGCTACATCGTCAAGCCGTTCACCGCGGTCACGCTCAAGGAAAAACTCACCAAGATCTTCGAACGGATCGCCGCCAGCGGAGTCAGCGCATGA
- the flhB gene encoding flagellar biosynthesis protein FlhB has product MSDDSDQEKTEQPTEKKLRESREKGEVPRSRDLSGALVVLAGVAALMSGGEQALVHARRIFSLGMHYSRDALFSDDLPGRTLHAVVYEALGLFAPVALATMLATLAAPLLLGGMNFSAQALQPKFERLDPVKGLGRIFAMRGLVELGKALLKLLFIGAVLALLLRHWQGELQATGRGSVLAGIAQSIGLLGRAALWFGAMLALIGGIDAIYQKFDHAKNLRMTRQEIRDEMKESEGNPEMKGRIRQVQQAQARRRMMEDLPRADVVVVNPTHFAVALRYDEGRTGAPRVIAKGVDVLAQQIRLVAGSHRIPLVEAPPLARALYATTELGREIPAALYVAVAQVLAYVYQLKQATAQGETPPAAPTPEVDPDLMGPYRE; this is encoded by the coding sequence ATGTCCGACGACAGCGACCAGGAAAAAACCGAACAACCGACCGAGAAGAAGCTTCGCGAATCGCGCGAGAAGGGCGAGGTTCCGCGATCGCGCGACCTGTCCGGCGCGCTGGTGGTGCTGGCCGGCGTGGCGGCGCTGATGAGCGGCGGCGAGCAGGCGCTGGTGCATGCCAGGCGGATCTTCTCGCTGGGCATGCATTACTCGCGCGACGCCTTGTTCAGCGATGACTTGCCGGGCCGCACGCTGCATGCGGTGGTGTACGAGGCGTTGGGGCTGTTCGCGCCGGTGGCGCTGGCGACGATGCTGGCCACGCTGGCCGCGCCGTTGCTGCTGGGCGGGATGAACTTCAGCGCGCAGGCGTTGCAGCCGAAGTTCGAGCGGCTCGACCCGGTCAAGGGGCTGGGCCGGATCTTCGCGATGCGCGGTCTGGTCGAGCTGGGCAAGGCGCTGCTGAAGCTGCTGTTCATCGGCGCGGTGCTGGCCCTGCTGCTGCGGCACTGGCAGGGCGAGTTGCAGGCCACCGGCCGCGGTTCGGTGCTGGCCGGGATCGCGCAGTCGATCGGCCTGCTCGGCCGCGCCGCGCTGTGGTTCGGCGCGATGCTGGCGCTGATCGGCGGCATCGATGCCATCTACCAGAAATTCGACCACGCGAAAAACCTGCGCATGACCCGCCAGGAGATCCGCGACGAGATGAAGGAAAGCGAAGGCAACCCCGAGATGAAGGGGCGCATCCGCCAGGTGCAGCAGGCGCAGGCGCGCCGCCGCATGATGGAGGACTTGCCGCGGGCCGACGTGGTGGTGGTCAATCCCACCCACTTCGCGGTGGCCTTGCGCTACGACGAAGGCCGCACCGGCGCGCCGCGGGTGATCGCCAAGGGCGTCGACGTGCTGGCCCAGCAGATCCGCCTGGTGGCGGGCAGCCATCGCATCCCGCTGGTCGAGGCGCCGCCGTTGGCACGCGCCTTGTATGCAACGACTGAACTGGGCCGGGAAATCCCCGCCGCGCTGTACGTGGCGGTGGCCCAGGTCCTGGCCTACGTCTACCAGCTGAAGCAAGCCACGGCGCAGGGCGAGACACCACCGGCAGCGCCCACCCCCGAGGTCGATCCGGACCTGATGGGGCCTTACCGCGAATAA